A DNA window from Phragmites australis chromosome 11, lpPhrAust1.1, whole genome shotgun sequence contains the following coding sequences:
- the LOC133884730 gene encoding 5'-3' exoribonuclease 4-like isoform X1 yields the protein MVHRHFYKHRCSSPPCSFPSPLYSLVAAAMGIPSFYKWLVNRYPSILSPAKEEPADSSKESHDGDGIIYDNLYLDMNGIIHQCFHPQDQMHTHIHVPPTTLDEVFESMFEYMDNLFRIVRPRRLLYLAVDGVAPCAKMNQIRRGRFHSARQARYEEMEEDRLREELRAEGKEVPPREISEVSDPNVITPGTEFMEKLSQALEHYIRARLNSDPGWKDIMVILSDANVPGEGEHKIMSFIRAQRSMEGYDPNTRHCLYGHDADLIMLALASHEVHFSILREDVRLPNQAENNSRFTEANPKKPYLFLNIWVLREYLEIELKIQDPVCELDIERLIDDFIFICFLMGNDFVPHIPSLKMQEACFAVDLLIEVYKTTFNKMGGYIVDTDKVKYEHAAYLEVSRLEMFFHELSMYEEKIFLKRYELQQDSLQKLYRDLLREASESERLELRRKLQDVLFNEERPYDSIRLGLPGWKSRFYKEYFGVETSNEIGKLQNDMAQKYLEGLCWVLQCYFADVPSWSWYYPFYVAPFVSDLKGLSRFKISFTVDKPLRPFDQLMAVLPLRSQCALPECYRKLMVSKYSEIQTLYPKLETDMNGKRFLWNGISEELLLSATKTADEELATHEMRRNTTRQEKIFLQRGSSALPHNEIIMQSSYCSPIDSATSRIGGWLSTDDDDGLRNGFFLSPQQNLQGITNDQAISATFFNPEAVNPIPGLLGNVRVPDKTVTAADISKRPLWHTYPGSRPPPPIVQRPDTIWKLSTPATPREEHKNAGTGWMGRGRVNAAETTQLTRSSSYGHGVGNGTAGAETQQSSSSSSSYSYRNGVHRVDMVQSRGSSSRFEKDGAYSFRPHGGAPWRGDGGCGGGRNGGAGHGGSAQPRGW from the exons ATGGTGCATCGTCATTTTTACAAACACCGCTGCTCCTCACCCCCCTGTAGCTTCCCATCACCCCTCTACTCTCTCGTTGCAGCTGCCATGGGAATACCTTCTTTCTACAAGTGGCTCGTGAACAGATACCCAAGCATCCTCTCCCCCGCAAAGGAGGAGCCAGCTGACAGCAGCAAGGAAAGCCATGATGGTGATggcatcatctacgacaacctCTACCTCGACATGAATGGCATCATCCATCAGTGCTTCCACCCGCAGGACCAGATGCATACACACATACAT gTTCCTCCGACGACGCTCGACGAGGTGTTCGAGTCCATGTTCGAGTACATGGACAACTTGTTCCGCATCGTCAGGCCGAGAAGGCTTCTCTACTTGGCAGTAG ATGGCGTTGCTCCTTGCGCCAAAATGAACCAAATACGAAGGGGACGTTTCCACAGTGCCAGGCAAGCTAGATATGAG GAGATGGAAGAGGATCGCTTGCGGGAGGAGCTCAGAGCTGAAGGGAAGGAGGTGCCACCGCGAGAGATATCCGAGGTTTCAGATCCTAATGTCATCACACCAGGGACAGAATTCATGGAGAAGCTGTCACAAGCGCTCGAGCACTACATCCGTGCCAGATTGAATAGTGACCCCGGGTGGAAAGACATCATG GTAATACTCTCCGATGCAAATGTTCCTGGAGAAGGAGAGCACAAGATCATGTCTTTCATCCGCGCGCAACGCAGCATGGAAGGCTATGATCCCAACACTCGACACTGTTTGTATGGGCAT GATGCGGATCTGATAATGCTGGCCTTGGCATCTCACGAAGTCCACTTCTCTATTTTGCGTGAG GATGTGCGGCTTCCAAATCAGGCAGAAAATAATTCCCGGTTCACAGAAGCAAATCCGAAGAAACCATACCtg TTTTTGAACATATGGGTTCTGAGAGAGTACTTGGAGATTGAACTGAAGATACAGGACCCAGTTTGCGAGCTTGATATTGAGAGGCTAATAGATGACTTCatctttatttgtttcttgatgggGAACGATTTCGTCCCGCATATTCCGTCACTTAAGATGCAAGAGGCATGT TTTGCAGTTGATCTTCTCATCGAAGTGTACAAAACAACCTTCAACAAAATGGGGGGTTATATTGTCGACACAGACAAA GTCAAATATGAACATGCTGCATATCTGGAAGTCTCAAGGTTGGAAATGTTTTTTCATGAACTGTCCATGTATGAAGAGaaaatttttctcaaaagatatGAACTGCAACAG GATTCCTTGCAGAAGTTATATCGCGATCTATTGCGTGAAGCTTCAGAAAGTGAAAGATTAGAGCTGAGGCGAAAATTACAGGACGTCCTTTTTAATGAAGAACGTCCATATGACAGT ATAAGACTGGGATTACCAGGATGGAAATCCCGGTTCTACAAGGAATACTTTGGTGTCGAAACTTCTAATGAGATTGGAAAGCTACAGAACGACATG GCTCAGAAGTATTTAGAAGGGCTTTGTTGGGTGCTTCAATGCTATTTCGCTGATGTACCATCATGGAGCTG GTACTACCCATTCTACGTTGCTCCTTTCGTATCTGATCTCAAAGGTCTTTCTCGGTTCAAGATATCTTTCACTGTGGACAAACCACTAAGACCATTTGATCAGCTCATGGCAGTTTTGCCACTACGAAG CCAGTGTGCTCTCCCAGAATGCTACCGCAAATTAATGGTCTCTAAGTATTCTGAAATACAAACGCTCTATCCGAAGTTGGAGACTGACATGAATGGGAAACGTTTCTTGTGGAAT GGTATCTCTGAGGAACTGCTTCTTTCGGCCACCAAAACGGCAGACGAAGAGCTCGCG ACGCATGAGATGAGACGGAATACTACTCGGCAAGAAAAGATCTTTCTGCAGAGGGGCTCAAGCGCTCTGCCACATAACGAAATTATTATGCAATCATCATACTGTTCACCGATAGATTCAGCTACGAG CAGAATTGGAGGGTGGTTGTCGACTGATGACGATGATGGCTTGAGGAACGGTTTCTTTCTCTCGCCCCAACAAAATCTGCAGGGCATCACGAATGATCAGGCAAT ATCAGCCACGTTCTTCAACCCTGAGGCAGTGAATCCAATTCCAGGACTACTTGGCAATGTCAGGGTACCTGACAAG ACTGTGACGGCAGCTGACATCTCAAAGAGGCCGCTCTGGCACACGTACCCGGGCtcaaggccgccgccgcccat CGTTCAGAGGCCGGACACTATCTGGAAGCTGAGCACGCCGGCGACGCCGCGGGAAGAGCACAAGAACGCCGGCACGGGGTGGATGGGGCGGGGGAGAGTGAACGCCGCCGAGACGACGCAGCTGACCAGGAGCAGCAGCTACGGGCATGGGGTAGGGAACGGCACCGCCGGCGCCGAGACGCaacagagcagcagcagcagcagcagctacaGCTACAGGAATGGTGTCCATCGGGTGGACATGGTGCAGAGCCGAGGAAGCAGCAGCAGGTTTGAGAAGGACGGTGCATACAGTTTCCGACCGCATGGAGGTGCGCCGTGGAGAGGAGACGGCGGCTGTGGCGGCGGCAGGAATGGAGGCGCCGGCCATGGCGGGAGCGCGCAGCCACGTGGCTGGTAG
- the LOC133884730 gene encoding 5'-3' exoribonuclease 4-like isoform X2 yields the protein MVHRHFYKHRCSSPPCSFPSPLYSLVAAAMGIPSFYKWLVNRYPSILSPAKEEPADSSKESHDGDGIIYDNLYLDMNGIIHQCFHPQDQMHTHIHVPPTTLDEVFESMFEYMDNLFRIVRPRRLLYLAVDGVAPCAKMNQIRRGRFHSARQARYEEMEEDRLREELRAEGKEVPPREISEVSDPNVITPGTEFMEKLSQALEHYIRARLNSDPGWKDIMVILSDANVPGEGEHKIMSFIRAQRSMEGYDPNTRHCLYGHDADLIMLALASHEVHFSILREDVRLPNQAENNSRFTEANPKKPYLFLNIWVLREYLEIELKIQDPVCELDIERLIDDFIFICFLMGNDFVPHIPSLKMQEACFAVDLLIEVYKTTFNKMGGYIVDTDKVKYEHAAYLEVSRLEMFFHELSMYEEKIFLKRYELQQDSLQKLYRDLLREASESERLELRRKLQDVLFNEERPYDSIRLGLPGWKSRFYKEYFGVETSNEIGKLQNDMAQKYLEGLCWVLQCYFADVPSWSWYYPFYVAPFVSDLKGLSRFKISFTVDKPLRPFDQLMAVLPLRSQCALPECYRKLMVSKYSEIQTLYPKLETDMNGKRFLWNGISEELLLSATKTADEELATHEMRRNTTRQEKIFLQRGSSALPHNEIIMQSSYCSPIDSATRIGGWLSTDDDDGLRNGFFLSPQQNLQGITNDQAISATFFNPEAVNPIPGLLGNVRVPDKTVTAADISKRPLWHTYPGSRPPPPIVQRPDTIWKLSTPATPREEHKNAGTGWMGRGRVNAAETTQLTRSSSYGHGVGNGTAGAETQQSSSSSSSYSYRNGVHRVDMVQSRGSSSRFEKDGAYSFRPHGGAPWRGDGGCGGGRNGGAGHGGSAQPRGW from the exons ATGGTGCATCGTCATTTTTACAAACACCGCTGCTCCTCACCCCCCTGTAGCTTCCCATCACCCCTCTACTCTCTCGTTGCAGCTGCCATGGGAATACCTTCTTTCTACAAGTGGCTCGTGAACAGATACCCAAGCATCCTCTCCCCCGCAAAGGAGGAGCCAGCTGACAGCAGCAAGGAAAGCCATGATGGTGATggcatcatctacgacaacctCTACCTCGACATGAATGGCATCATCCATCAGTGCTTCCACCCGCAGGACCAGATGCATACACACATACAT gTTCCTCCGACGACGCTCGACGAGGTGTTCGAGTCCATGTTCGAGTACATGGACAACTTGTTCCGCATCGTCAGGCCGAGAAGGCTTCTCTACTTGGCAGTAG ATGGCGTTGCTCCTTGCGCCAAAATGAACCAAATACGAAGGGGACGTTTCCACAGTGCCAGGCAAGCTAGATATGAG GAGATGGAAGAGGATCGCTTGCGGGAGGAGCTCAGAGCTGAAGGGAAGGAGGTGCCACCGCGAGAGATATCCGAGGTTTCAGATCCTAATGTCATCACACCAGGGACAGAATTCATGGAGAAGCTGTCACAAGCGCTCGAGCACTACATCCGTGCCAGATTGAATAGTGACCCCGGGTGGAAAGACATCATG GTAATACTCTCCGATGCAAATGTTCCTGGAGAAGGAGAGCACAAGATCATGTCTTTCATCCGCGCGCAACGCAGCATGGAAGGCTATGATCCCAACACTCGACACTGTTTGTATGGGCAT GATGCGGATCTGATAATGCTGGCCTTGGCATCTCACGAAGTCCACTTCTCTATTTTGCGTGAG GATGTGCGGCTTCCAAATCAGGCAGAAAATAATTCCCGGTTCACAGAAGCAAATCCGAAGAAACCATACCtg TTTTTGAACATATGGGTTCTGAGAGAGTACTTGGAGATTGAACTGAAGATACAGGACCCAGTTTGCGAGCTTGATATTGAGAGGCTAATAGATGACTTCatctttatttgtttcttgatgggGAACGATTTCGTCCCGCATATTCCGTCACTTAAGATGCAAGAGGCATGT TTTGCAGTTGATCTTCTCATCGAAGTGTACAAAACAACCTTCAACAAAATGGGGGGTTATATTGTCGACACAGACAAA GTCAAATATGAACATGCTGCATATCTGGAAGTCTCAAGGTTGGAAATGTTTTTTCATGAACTGTCCATGTATGAAGAGaaaatttttctcaaaagatatGAACTGCAACAG GATTCCTTGCAGAAGTTATATCGCGATCTATTGCGTGAAGCTTCAGAAAGTGAAAGATTAGAGCTGAGGCGAAAATTACAGGACGTCCTTTTTAATGAAGAACGTCCATATGACAGT ATAAGACTGGGATTACCAGGATGGAAATCCCGGTTCTACAAGGAATACTTTGGTGTCGAAACTTCTAATGAGATTGGAAAGCTACAGAACGACATG GCTCAGAAGTATTTAGAAGGGCTTTGTTGGGTGCTTCAATGCTATTTCGCTGATGTACCATCATGGAGCTG GTACTACCCATTCTACGTTGCTCCTTTCGTATCTGATCTCAAAGGTCTTTCTCGGTTCAAGATATCTTTCACTGTGGACAAACCACTAAGACCATTTGATCAGCTCATGGCAGTTTTGCCACTACGAAG CCAGTGTGCTCTCCCAGAATGCTACCGCAAATTAATGGTCTCTAAGTATTCTGAAATACAAACGCTCTATCCGAAGTTGGAGACTGACATGAATGGGAAACGTTTCTTGTGGAAT GGTATCTCTGAGGAACTGCTTCTTTCGGCCACCAAAACGGCAGACGAAGAGCTCGCG ACGCATGAGATGAGACGGAATACTACTCGGCAAGAAAAGATCTTTCTGCAGAGGGGCTCAAGCGCTCTGCCACATAACGAAATTATTATGCAATCATCATACTGTTCACCGATAGATTCAGCTACGAG AATTGGAGGGTGGTTGTCGACTGATGACGATGATGGCTTGAGGAACGGTTTCTTTCTCTCGCCCCAACAAAATCTGCAGGGCATCACGAATGATCAGGCAAT ATCAGCCACGTTCTTCAACCCTGAGGCAGTGAATCCAATTCCAGGACTACTTGGCAATGTCAGGGTACCTGACAAG ACTGTGACGGCAGCTGACATCTCAAAGAGGCCGCTCTGGCACACGTACCCGGGCtcaaggccgccgccgcccat CGTTCAGAGGCCGGACACTATCTGGAAGCTGAGCACGCCGGCGACGCCGCGGGAAGAGCACAAGAACGCCGGCACGGGGTGGATGGGGCGGGGGAGAGTGAACGCCGCCGAGACGACGCAGCTGACCAGGAGCAGCAGCTACGGGCATGGGGTAGGGAACGGCACCGCCGGCGCCGAGACGCaacagagcagcagcagcagcagcagctacaGCTACAGGAATGGTGTCCATCGGGTGGACATGGTGCAGAGCCGAGGAAGCAGCAGCAGGTTTGAGAAGGACGGTGCATACAGTTTCCGACCGCATGGAGGTGCGCCGTGGAGAGGAGACGGCGGCTGTGGCGGCGGCAGGAATGGAGGCGCCGGCCATGGCGGGAGCGCGCAGCCACGTGGCTGGTAG
- the LOC133884730 gene encoding 5'-3' exoribonuclease 4-like isoform X3 — translation MVHRHFYKHRCSSPPCSFPSPLYSLVAAAMGIPSFYKWLVNRYPSILSPAKEEPADSSKESHDGDGIIYDNLYLDMNGIIHQCFHPQDQMHTHIHVPPTTLDEVFESMFEYMDNLFRIVRPRRLLYLAVDGVAPCAKMNQIRRGRFHSARQARYEEMEEDRLREELRAEGKEVPPREISEVSDPNVITPGTEFMEKLSQALEHYIRARLNSDPGWKDIMVILSDANVPGEGEHKIMSFIRAQRSMEGYDPNTRHCLYGHDADLIMLALASHEVHFSILREDVRLPNQAENNSRFTEANPKKPYLFLNIWVLREYLEIELKIQDPVCELDIERLIDDFIFICFLMGNDFVPHIPSLKMQEFAVDLLIEVYKTTFNKMGGYIVDTDKVKYEHAAYLEVSRLEMFFHELSMYEEKIFLKRYELQQDSLQKLYRDLLREASESERLELRRKLQDVLFNEERPYDSIRLGLPGWKSRFYKEYFGVETSNEIGKLQNDMAQKYLEGLCWVLQCYFADVPSWSWYYPFYVAPFVSDLKGLSRFKISFTVDKPLRPFDQLMAVLPLRSQCALPECYRKLMVSKYSEIQTLYPKLETDMNGKRFLWNGISEELLLSATKTADEELATHEMRRNTTRQEKIFLQRGSSALPHNEIIMQSSYCSPIDSATSRIGGWLSTDDDDGLRNGFFLSPQQNLQGITNDQAISATFFNPEAVNPIPGLLGNVRVPDKTVTAADISKRPLWHTYPGSRPPPPIVQRPDTIWKLSTPATPREEHKNAGTGWMGRGRVNAAETTQLTRSSSYGHGVGNGTAGAETQQSSSSSSSYSYRNGVHRVDMVQSRGSSSRFEKDGAYSFRPHGGAPWRGDGGCGGGRNGGAGHGGSAQPRGW, via the exons ATGGTGCATCGTCATTTTTACAAACACCGCTGCTCCTCACCCCCCTGTAGCTTCCCATCACCCCTCTACTCTCTCGTTGCAGCTGCCATGGGAATACCTTCTTTCTACAAGTGGCTCGTGAACAGATACCCAAGCATCCTCTCCCCCGCAAAGGAGGAGCCAGCTGACAGCAGCAAGGAAAGCCATGATGGTGATggcatcatctacgacaacctCTACCTCGACATGAATGGCATCATCCATCAGTGCTTCCACCCGCAGGACCAGATGCATACACACATACAT gTTCCTCCGACGACGCTCGACGAGGTGTTCGAGTCCATGTTCGAGTACATGGACAACTTGTTCCGCATCGTCAGGCCGAGAAGGCTTCTCTACTTGGCAGTAG ATGGCGTTGCTCCTTGCGCCAAAATGAACCAAATACGAAGGGGACGTTTCCACAGTGCCAGGCAAGCTAGATATGAG GAGATGGAAGAGGATCGCTTGCGGGAGGAGCTCAGAGCTGAAGGGAAGGAGGTGCCACCGCGAGAGATATCCGAGGTTTCAGATCCTAATGTCATCACACCAGGGACAGAATTCATGGAGAAGCTGTCACAAGCGCTCGAGCACTACATCCGTGCCAGATTGAATAGTGACCCCGGGTGGAAAGACATCATG GTAATACTCTCCGATGCAAATGTTCCTGGAGAAGGAGAGCACAAGATCATGTCTTTCATCCGCGCGCAACGCAGCATGGAAGGCTATGATCCCAACACTCGACACTGTTTGTATGGGCAT GATGCGGATCTGATAATGCTGGCCTTGGCATCTCACGAAGTCCACTTCTCTATTTTGCGTGAG GATGTGCGGCTTCCAAATCAGGCAGAAAATAATTCCCGGTTCACAGAAGCAAATCCGAAGAAACCATACCtg TTTTTGAACATATGGGTTCTGAGAGAGTACTTGGAGATTGAACTGAAGATACAGGACCCAGTTTGCGAGCTTGATATTGAGAGGCTAATAGATGACTTCatctttatttgtttcttgatgggGAACGATTTCGTCCCGCATATTCCGTCACTTAAGATGCAAGAG TTTGCAGTTGATCTTCTCATCGAAGTGTACAAAACAACCTTCAACAAAATGGGGGGTTATATTGTCGACACAGACAAA GTCAAATATGAACATGCTGCATATCTGGAAGTCTCAAGGTTGGAAATGTTTTTTCATGAACTGTCCATGTATGAAGAGaaaatttttctcaaaagatatGAACTGCAACAG GATTCCTTGCAGAAGTTATATCGCGATCTATTGCGTGAAGCTTCAGAAAGTGAAAGATTAGAGCTGAGGCGAAAATTACAGGACGTCCTTTTTAATGAAGAACGTCCATATGACAGT ATAAGACTGGGATTACCAGGATGGAAATCCCGGTTCTACAAGGAATACTTTGGTGTCGAAACTTCTAATGAGATTGGAAAGCTACAGAACGACATG GCTCAGAAGTATTTAGAAGGGCTTTGTTGGGTGCTTCAATGCTATTTCGCTGATGTACCATCATGGAGCTG GTACTACCCATTCTACGTTGCTCCTTTCGTATCTGATCTCAAAGGTCTTTCTCGGTTCAAGATATCTTTCACTGTGGACAAACCACTAAGACCATTTGATCAGCTCATGGCAGTTTTGCCACTACGAAG CCAGTGTGCTCTCCCAGAATGCTACCGCAAATTAATGGTCTCTAAGTATTCTGAAATACAAACGCTCTATCCGAAGTTGGAGACTGACATGAATGGGAAACGTTTCTTGTGGAAT GGTATCTCTGAGGAACTGCTTCTTTCGGCCACCAAAACGGCAGACGAAGAGCTCGCG ACGCATGAGATGAGACGGAATACTACTCGGCAAGAAAAGATCTTTCTGCAGAGGGGCTCAAGCGCTCTGCCACATAACGAAATTATTATGCAATCATCATACTGTTCACCGATAGATTCAGCTACGAG CAGAATTGGAGGGTGGTTGTCGACTGATGACGATGATGGCTTGAGGAACGGTTTCTTTCTCTCGCCCCAACAAAATCTGCAGGGCATCACGAATGATCAGGCAAT ATCAGCCACGTTCTTCAACCCTGAGGCAGTGAATCCAATTCCAGGACTACTTGGCAATGTCAGGGTACCTGACAAG ACTGTGACGGCAGCTGACATCTCAAAGAGGCCGCTCTGGCACACGTACCCGGGCtcaaggccgccgccgcccat CGTTCAGAGGCCGGACACTATCTGGAAGCTGAGCACGCCGGCGACGCCGCGGGAAGAGCACAAGAACGCCGGCACGGGGTGGATGGGGCGGGGGAGAGTGAACGCCGCCGAGACGACGCAGCTGACCAGGAGCAGCAGCTACGGGCATGGGGTAGGGAACGGCACCGCCGGCGCCGAGACGCaacagagcagcagcagcagcagcagctacaGCTACAGGAATGGTGTCCATCGGGTGGACATGGTGCAGAGCCGAGGAAGCAGCAGCAGGTTTGAGAAGGACGGTGCATACAGTTTCCGACCGCATGGAGGTGCGCCGTGGAGAGGAGACGGCGGCTGTGGCGGCGGCAGGAATGGAGGCGCCGGCCATGGCGGGAGCGCGCAGCCACGTGGCTGGTAG
- the LOC133884730 gene encoding 5'-3' exoribonuclease 4-like isoform X6, whose protein sequence is MVHRHFYKHRCSSPPCSFPSPLYSLVAAAMGIPSFYKWLVNRYPSILSPAKEEPADSSKESHDGDGIIYDNLYLDMNGIIHQCFHPQDQMHTHIHVPPTTLDEVFESMFEYMDNLFRIVRPRRLLYLAVDGVAPCAKMNQIRRGRFHSARQARYEEMEEDRLREELRAEGKEVPPREISEVSDPNVITPGTEFMEKLSQALEHYIRARLNSDPGWKDIMVILSDANVPGEGEHKIMSFIRAQRSMEGYDPNTRHCLYGHDADLIMLALASHEVHFSILREDVRLPNQAENNSRFTEANPKKPYLFLNIWVLREYLEIELKIQDPVCELDIERLIDDFIFICFLMGNDFVPHIPSLKMQEACFAVDLLIEVYKTTFNKMGGYIVDTDKVKYEHAAYLEVSRLEMFFHELSMYEEKIFLKRYELQQDSLQKLYRDLLREASESERLELRRKLQDVLFNEERPYDSIRLGLPGWKSRFYKEYFGVETSNEIGKLQNDMAQKYLEGLCWVLQCYFADVPSWSWYYPFYVAPFVSDLKGLSRFKISFTVDKPLRPFDQLMAVLPLRSQCALPECYRKLMVSKYSEIQTLYPKLETDMNGKRFLWNGISEELLLSATKTADEELATHEMRRNTTRQEKIFLQRGSSALPHNEIIMQSSYCSPIDSATSRIGGWLSTDDDDGLRNGFFLSPQQNLQGITNDQAISATFFNPEAVNPIPGLLGNVRVPDKTVTAADISKRPLWHTYPGSRPPPPIGRTLSGS, encoded by the exons ATGGTGCATCGTCATTTTTACAAACACCGCTGCTCCTCACCCCCCTGTAGCTTCCCATCACCCCTCTACTCTCTCGTTGCAGCTGCCATGGGAATACCTTCTTTCTACAAGTGGCTCGTGAACAGATACCCAAGCATCCTCTCCCCCGCAAAGGAGGAGCCAGCTGACAGCAGCAAGGAAAGCCATGATGGTGATggcatcatctacgacaacctCTACCTCGACATGAATGGCATCATCCATCAGTGCTTCCACCCGCAGGACCAGATGCATACACACATACAT gTTCCTCCGACGACGCTCGACGAGGTGTTCGAGTCCATGTTCGAGTACATGGACAACTTGTTCCGCATCGTCAGGCCGAGAAGGCTTCTCTACTTGGCAGTAG ATGGCGTTGCTCCTTGCGCCAAAATGAACCAAATACGAAGGGGACGTTTCCACAGTGCCAGGCAAGCTAGATATGAG GAGATGGAAGAGGATCGCTTGCGGGAGGAGCTCAGAGCTGAAGGGAAGGAGGTGCCACCGCGAGAGATATCCGAGGTTTCAGATCCTAATGTCATCACACCAGGGACAGAATTCATGGAGAAGCTGTCACAAGCGCTCGAGCACTACATCCGTGCCAGATTGAATAGTGACCCCGGGTGGAAAGACATCATG GTAATACTCTCCGATGCAAATGTTCCTGGAGAAGGAGAGCACAAGATCATGTCTTTCATCCGCGCGCAACGCAGCATGGAAGGCTATGATCCCAACACTCGACACTGTTTGTATGGGCAT GATGCGGATCTGATAATGCTGGCCTTGGCATCTCACGAAGTCCACTTCTCTATTTTGCGTGAG GATGTGCGGCTTCCAAATCAGGCAGAAAATAATTCCCGGTTCACAGAAGCAAATCCGAAGAAACCATACCtg TTTTTGAACATATGGGTTCTGAGAGAGTACTTGGAGATTGAACTGAAGATACAGGACCCAGTTTGCGAGCTTGATATTGAGAGGCTAATAGATGACTTCatctttatttgtttcttgatgggGAACGATTTCGTCCCGCATATTCCGTCACTTAAGATGCAAGAGGCATGT TTTGCAGTTGATCTTCTCATCGAAGTGTACAAAACAACCTTCAACAAAATGGGGGGTTATATTGTCGACACAGACAAA GTCAAATATGAACATGCTGCATATCTGGAAGTCTCAAGGTTGGAAATGTTTTTTCATGAACTGTCCATGTATGAAGAGaaaatttttctcaaaagatatGAACTGCAACAG GATTCCTTGCAGAAGTTATATCGCGATCTATTGCGTGAAGCTTCAGAAAGTGAAAGATTAGAGCTGAGGCGAAAATTACAGGACGTCCTTTTTAATGAAGAACGTCCATATGACAGT ATAAGACTGGGATTACCAGGATGGAAATCCCGGTTCTACAAGGAATACTTTGGTGTCGAAACTTCTAATGAGATTGGAAAGCTACAGAACGACATG GCTCAGAAGTATTTAGAAGGGCTTTGTTGGGTGCTTCAATGCTATTTCGCTGATGTACCATCATGGAGCTG GTACTACCCATTCTACGTTGCTCCTTTCGTATCTGATCTCAAAGGTCTTTCTCGGTTCAAGATATCTTTCACTGTGGACAAACCACTAAGACCATTTGATCAGCTCATGGCAGTTTTGCCACTACGAAG CCAGTGTGCTCTCCCAGAATGCTACCGCAAATTAATGGTCTCTAAGTATTCTGAAATACAAACGCTCTATCCGAAGTTGGAGACTGACATGAATGGGAAACGTTTCTTGTGGAAT GGTATCTCTGAGGAACTGCTTCTTTCGGCCACCAAAACGGCAGACGAAGAGCTCGCG ACGCATGAGATGAGACGGAATACTACTCGGCAAGAAAAGATCTTTCTGCAGAGGGGCTCAAGCGCTCTGCCACATAACGAAATTATTATGCAATCATCATACTGTTCACCGATAGATTCAGCTACGAG CAGAATTGGAGGGTGGTTGTCGACTGATGACGATGATGGCTTGAGGAACGGTTTCTTTCTCTCGCCCCAACAAAATCTGCAGGGCATCACGAATGATCAGGCAAT ATCAGCCACGTTCTTCAACCCTGAGGCAGTGAATCCAATTCCAGGACTACTTGGCAATGTCAGGGTACCTGACAAG ACTGTGACGGCAGCTGACATCTCAAAGAGGCCGCTCTGGCACACGTACCCGGGCtcaaggccgccgccgcccat AGGCCGGACACTATCTGGAAGCTGA